Proteins from a single region of Desulfovibrio sp. X2:
- a CDS encoding ABC transporter permease, with product MRTFINLLKVLFDNRRIIALTTLIELKKRHAGSVLGPAWIIVYPALLLVMYLFIYLAVFKVKVTGIHSPFEYSLFVLAGIIPYLGFSEALNGSVLLISQNRHLIANVILPMEVLPVRLICIALVSQCMGLIILMTMLCLGGGMVSWAWLWIPPMLVLEFFFLAGLAYIFSALGVLLKDLTQIMAIVTLFLLFISPVGYTREMVPPQLRIVLYFNPVYYLVECFREPLLYGHSPSMEIMRIYIPLCGILFFLGGVMFKKTLHTLSDLA from the coding sequence ATGAGAACGTTCATCAATCTCCTGAAGGTTCTTTTCGACAACCGCCGCATCATTGCGCTGACGACTCTGATCGAGCTCAAAAAACGCCATGCCGGCAGCGTGCTTGGTCCTGCCTGGATCATCGTCTACCCTGCGCTGCTGCTCGTGATGTATCTGTTCATCTATCTCGCAGTGTTCAAGGTCAAGGTCACCGGCATCCATTCTCCCTTCGAATATTCCCTGTTCGTCCTGGCCGGTATCATCCCCTATCTGGGATTTTCCGAGGCGCTGAATGGGAGCGTGCTCCTGATCTCGCAGAACAGGCATCTCATCGCCAACGTCATCCTGCCGATGGAGGTGCTTCCTGTCCGGCTCATCTGCATCGCGCTCGTCTCGCAGTGCATGGGGCTCATAATCCTCATGACCATGCTCTGCCTTGGGGGGGGGATGGTGTCCTGGGCATGGCTCTGGATTCCGCCCATGTTGGTGTTGGAATTTTTTTTTCTGGCCGGCCTGGCATACATTTTTTCCGCATTGGGGGTGCTGCTCAAGGACCTGACCCAGATCATGGCCATAGTGACCCTGTTTCTGCTGTTCATATCTCCTGTCGGCTACACGCGGGAAATGGTTCCCCCGCAACTTCGTATTGTCCTGTATTTCAACCCTGTTTACTATCTCGTCGAATGTTTTCGAGAGCCGCTTCTGTATGGCCATTCGCCTAGCATGGAGATCATGCGGATATACATCCCACTTTGCGGGATCCTCTTTTTCCTGGGCGGCGTCATGTTCAAGAAGACATTACACACACTGAGCGATCTAGCCTGA